The proteins below are encoded in one region of uncultured Eubacteriales bacterium:
- a CDS encoding putative Tat pathway signal sequence domain protein (Evidence 3 : Function proposed based on presence of conserved amino acid motif, structural feature or limited homology), translating to MVSSARKLIRGLALGMAALYLAALAGCSRETEGPLETGEPAVKLRILSVGSSGEEACQRIGKALSELTQRELGFSVELQQASMAKYDSELSQQMLLGQAPDLFCYIAPEDLQNYIDEGDVFPLDSHLKDFFYLTRNVPSEVWSCVRVDNQTYAVPANNSVNYSLGFLARADIVEELGIDPSQVTTWDGLHDVLLRVKAAYPDMVPVVPHFGQTHQTLGQDPLGNDLGVLLDNKGTVVENLYASEQYAEMCARMHQWYEEGLILKDASMTGEAASRMVKLYNGFGFFIRLSDNNIVSNTRSVGQEMVAFELGGPIANSSSVNLGWCVSPTSQYKQQAMQLLELLYTNQEAADLCIYGQEGVDYTRIDADTVTNIDTPPQDEWSTIHWGWPNRQVASVWRLPDKETPKLALKGAQRSPAMGFVFNSAPVQSEVDRCKAVADKYHNVLMSGYLDPADALPRFLTELEEAGIETVIAEKQRQLNDWLAAR from the coding sequence ATGGTATCATCGGCAAGGAAACTAATCCGTGGTCTTGCCCTGGGGATGGCGGCGCTGTATCTGGCAGCTCTGGCGGGCTGCTCGCGGGAGACGGAAGGGCCGCTTGAAACGGGGGAACCGGCGGTAAAGCTGCGCATCCTGTCCGTTGGCTCCTCCGGCGAGGAGGCCTGCCAGCGCATCGGAAAGGCTCTCAGTGAGCTTACGCAGCGCGAGCTGGGGTTTTCGGTAGAGCTGCAGCAGGCGTCCATGGCCAAATACGACAGTGAACTCTCCCAACAGATGCTGCTGGGGCAGGCACCGGATCTGTTCTGCTACATCGCCCCTGAAGATCTGCAAAATTATATAGACGAGGGCGATGTTTTCCCGCTGGACAGCCATCTGAAGGATTTCTTCTACCTGACCCGAAACGTGCCCTCCGAGGTGTGGTCCTGCGTGCGGGTGGACAACCAGACCTATGCCGTACCCGCCAACAACAGCGTGAACTACAGCCTGGGTTTTCTGGCTCGGGCCGACATTGTGGAGGAGCTGGGTATCGACCCCAGCCAGGTAACGACCTGGGACGGGCTGCACGATGTGCTGCTGCGGGTGAAAGCCGCCTATCCGGACATGGTGCCGGTGGTGCCGCACTTCGGGCAGACCCATCAAACGCTTGGGCAGGACCCGCTGGGCAACGACCTGGGCGTGCTGCTGGACAACAAGGGGACCGTGGTTGAGAACCTGTATGCCAGTGAGCAGTACGCCGAGATGTGCGCACGGATGCACCAGTGGTACGAAGAGGGGCTTATCCTAAAGGATGCGTCCATGACTGGCGAGGCGGCGTCGCGCATGGTGAAGCTCTATAACGGTTTTGGTTTTTTTATTCGTCTCAGCGACAACAATATCGTGAGCAACACCCGCTCCGTGGGGCAGGAGATGGTGGCCTTTGAGCTCGGGGGTCCCATCGCCAACAGCTCCTCGGTGAATCTGGGGTGGTGCGTGTCCCCCACGAGCCAGTACAAGCAGCAGGCAATGCAGCTGCTGGAACTGCTGTATACGAACCAGGAGGCCGCCGACCTGTGCATTTATGGGCAGGAGGGTGTGGACTATACCCGCATCGACGCGGACACGGTGACCAATATCGACACGCCCCCCCAGGACGAGTGGAGCACCATCCACTGGGGCTGGCCCAATCGGCAGGTAGCCAGCGTATGGCGGCTGCCTGATAAGGAGACGCCTAAGCTGGCACTCAAAGGCGCGCAGCGTTCGCCCGCGATGGGGTTTGTATTCAACTCCGCGCCCGTGCAGTCGGAGGTGGACCGCTGCAAGGCGGTAGCGGATAAATACCATAACGTACTGATGAGCGGCTATCTGGACCCGGCTGATGCGCTACCGCGCTTTCTGACCGAGCTGGAGGAGGCCGGCATTGAGACGGTCATAGCGGAGAAACAGAGACAGCTGAACGACTGGCTGGCGGCACGATGA
- a CDS encoding hypothetical protein (Evidence 5 : No homology to any previously reported sequences): protein MKKVWILIIKTGFLVVDAEEGDV, encoded by the coding sequence ATGAAGAAGGTCTGGATTCTAATAATAAAGACCGGTTTTCTGGTAGTGGACGCGGAGGAGGGAGACGTATAA
- a CDS encoding conserved hypothetical protein (Evidence 4 : Homologs of previously reported genes of unknown function): MRILYVDIDTLRPDHLGCYGYPRNTSPNIDAIAGEAVRFTDYYCSDAPCLPSRAALMTGRFGIHTGCVGHGGVNAEMRWEGRDRGMADFNGRYNLPAVMRRAGMKTATISSFPDRHAAWWFNGGFDECYNVGMRGLEPAHEVVPIALDWLERKKETEDWFLHVHVWDPHIPYRTPEVYGKPFENVPLPDPWMTQEILDEHRRTKPGGHCACEVTGYDSVPNPATPRQPVEIKDLDDFRRMVDEYDTGIWYADQQLGQVFDKLKEQGIYDDTVIIISSDHGEDLGELGSYCEHGEADYITTHIPMIIKWPGCAKGAESRGFHYNLDLLPTMIDLLGGVPEFTCNPVVGKKNPVVYDGKSFADCVRTGADGGRDHLVVSQCAHVCQRSVRFGDWMYIRTYHDGYHLIEDEELFNVREDPHEKRNVAEDHPEVCWHAAWYLERWVADNMLSNIYNSHEDPLWNVIAEGGPFHCRGYLHDYCERLEQTGRADCAKELRRRHAEELKERR; this comes from the coding sequence ATGCGGATTCTTTATGTGGACATCGACACCCTGCGCCCGGACCACCTGGGCTGTTATGGGTATCCCCGCAATACCAGCCCCAACATTGACGCCATTGCCGGCGAGGCAGTGCGCTTTACCGACTATTACTGCTCCGACGCACCCTGCCTGCCCAGCCGCGCCGCCTTGATGACGGGGCGTTTCGGCATTCATACGGGCTGTGTGGGCCACGGCGGCGTGAACGCCGAGATGCGCTGGGAGGGACGCGACCGCGGCATGGCCGATTTCAACGGCCGCTATAATTTGCCCGCCGTAATGCGCCGGGCCGGTATGAAGACGGCGACCATCAGCAGTTTCCCCGACCGCCACGCCGCATGGTGGTTCAACGGCGGCTTTGACGAGTGCTACAACGTGGGTATGCGGGGGCTGGAGCCGGCCCACGAGGTGGTGCCCATCGCCCTGGACTGGCTGGAGCGGAAGAAGGAGACAGAGGACTGGTTCCTCCACGTGCACGTGTGGGACCCGCATATCCCCTACCGCACCCCCGAGGTGTACGGCAAGCCCTTTGAGAACGTGCCCCTGCCCGACCCATGGATGACGCAGGAGATCCTGGACGAGCACCGGCGCACAAAGCCCGGCGGGCACTGCGCCTGTGAGGTTACGGGGTACGACAGTGTGCCCAACCCCGCAACGCCGCGCCAGCCGGTGGAGATCAAGGATTTGGACGATTTCAGGCGCATGGTCGACGAGTACGATACCGGCATCTGGTACGCCGACCAGCAGCTCGGTCAGGTGTTCGACAAGCTGAAGGAGCAGGGCATTTATGACGACACCGTCATCATCATCAGCTCCGACCACGGCGAGGACCTTGGTGAGCTGGGCAGCTACTGCGAGCACGGCGAAGCCGACTATATCACCACCCATATCCCCATGATCATCAAGTGGCCCGGCTGCGCCAAGGGCGCTGAGTCCCGCGGGTTCCACTACAATCTGGATCTGCTGCCCACGATGATTGACCTGCTGGGCGGGGTGCCCGAGTTCACCTGCAATCCGGTGGTGGGCAAAAAGAACCCTGTGGTGTACGATGGGAAGAGCTTTGCCGACTGCGTGCGCACAGGCGCCGACGGCGGTCGCGACCACCTGGTGGTGAGCCAGTGTGCCCACGTGTGCCAGCGCAGCGTGCGGTTTGGTGACTGGATGTACATCCGTACCTATCACGACGGCTACCACCTCATTGAGGATGAGGAGCTGTTCAACGTGAGGGAGGATCCCCATGAGAAACGCAACGTGGCGGAGGATCACCCTGAGGTGTGCTGGCACGCGGCCTGGTATCTGGAGCGCTGGGTAGCCGACAATATGCTGAGCAACATCTACAATTCCCACGAGGACCCGCTGTGGAACGTCATCGCCGAGGGCGGCCCCTTTCACTGCCGGGGCTATCTGCACGACTACTGTGAGCGCCTGGAGCAGACTGGACGGGCCGACTGCGCGAAGGAGCTGCGCCGCCGCCACGCGGAGGAGTTAAAGGAACGCCGTTAA
- the xylA gene encoding Xylosidase/arabinosidase (Includes: Beta-xylosidase; Alpha-N-arabinofuranosidase), producing MKHTAVNPYLPLYEYVPDGEPRVFDGRLYIYGSHDTAGGDFFCLEDYVAWSAPEDDLGDWRYEGVIYRRDQDPSNPDGALELFAPDVVRGPDGRYYLYYCLRMLREFGVAVSDSPAGPFEFYGHVRRPDGTLLAEYMPYDPSVLVEEDGSVYLYYGFSSEMLARKFDTEVSPGALVVLLERDMLTVRTEPKLCIPRDALAAGTSFEGHGYFEAPSMRKIGGLYYLVYSSQWCRELCYAHSTRPDEGFAYGGVIVDNADMGMHGRTKPAYIPGNNHGGVILAGGEAYIFYHRHTHGTSFSRQGCAERVQILSDGSIPQVELTSCGLNGGPLPARGSWPAAIACHLTGLEPEKLLDFRNVDPGTIPHIRETRGGAEKEQFITNMADGSVAGYKYFKAESAVALTLRLRGRAEGILSLHLDGPDGPVLEETKLKLATGEWQTVALPGAFSGTHSLYVCFRGVGSFDFLSFAFREAR from the coding sequence GTGAAACACACAGCGGTCAATCCCTATCTTCCCCTATATGAGTACGTGCCCGACGGCGAGCCCCGGGTATTTGATGGGCGGCTGTACATCTATGGCTCTCACGACACTGCGGGCGGGGATTTCTTTTGCCTGGAGGATTATGTCGCCTGGTCGGCGCCCGAGGACGACCTGGGTGACTGGCGCTATGAGGGCGTCATCTACCGCAGGGACCAGGATCCCTCCAACCCGGACGGTGCGCTGGAGCTGTTTGCCCCCGATGTGGTACGGGGACCGGACGGACGCTATTATCTGTACTACTGCCTGCGTATGCTGCGGGAGTTCGGCGTGGCCGTGAGTGATTCACCCGCCGGGCCGTTTGAGTTCTATGGACACGTGCGCCGCCCGGACGGCACGCTGCTTGCGGAGTACATGCCCTACGACCCCTCCGTCCTGGTGGAGGAGGACGGCAGCGTATACCTCTACTACGGTTTTTCCTCCGAGATGCTCGCCCGGAAGTTCGACACGGAGGTGAGCCCCGGCGCGCTGGTGGTGCTGCTGGAGCGGGATATGCTGACAGTCAGGACCGAGCCGAAGCTGTGTATCCCCCGGGACGCGCTGGCGGCGGGCACCTCCTTCGAGGGCCACGGCTATTTTGAGGCCCCCTCCATGCGCAAGATCGGCGGGCTCTACTATCTGGTGTACTCCAGCCAGTGGTGCCGCGAGCTGTGCTATGCGCACAGCACAAGACCGGATGAGGGCTTTGCGTACGGCGGGGTGATCGTGGATAATGCCGACATGGGGATGCACGGCCGCACAAAGCCCGCTTACATACCGGGGAACAACCACGGAGGGGTGATTTTGGCGGGTGGAGAAGCCTATATCTTCTACCATCGCCACACACACGGCACGTCGTTCTCCCGCCAGGGCTGCGCCGAGCGGGTCCAAATCCTGAGCGACGGGAGCATCCCGCAGGTGGAGCTCACCTCCTGCGGTCTGAACGGTGGGCCGCTGCCCGCCCGGGGGAGTTGGCCCGCGGCGATTGCCTGCCATCTGACGGGTCTGGAGCCAGAAAAACTGTTGGATTTTCGCAACGTTGACCCGGGGACCATTCCCCACATCCGGGAGACCAGGGGCGGGGCTGAAAAGGAGCAGTTCATCACAAATATGGCGGACGGCTCCGTTGCGGGCTATAAGTATTTCAAGGCGGAGAGCGCCGTGGCGCTCACGCTGCGCCTGCGGGGCCGCGCGGAGGGAATATTGAGCCTGCATCTGGATGGGCCGGACGGGCCGGTCCTGGAGGAGACGAAGCTGAAGCTGGCGACAGGGGAGTGGCAGACGGTCGCGCTGCCGGGGGCCTTCTCCGGCACGCACAGCCTATATGTATGCTTTCGCGGCGTGGGGAGCTTTGACTTCCTGAGCTTTGCGTTCCGGGAGGCGCGGTAG